The Lutibacter profundi region TTGGAATAGCCCAAACCAATATTGTTACGGCAATATTGGGGTTGTAGGACCACGACATTTGATGCTAAGCGAATTAGAACAGTTTGGAAAGACTGGCCATAGAAGGTGATAGCCCTGTACAAGTAAGCGAAGTTATTGATAGTGGTATCCTGAGTAGGGCGGGGCACGTGAAACCCTGTCTGAATTCGCGGGGACCATCCCGTAAGGCTAAATACTCCTGAGAGACCGATAGTGAACTAGTACCGTGAGGGAAAGGTGAAAAGAACCCTAAGTAAGGGAGTGAAATAGATCCTGAAACCGTACGCCTACAAGCGGTCGGAGCACTTTTACAGTGTGACGGCGTGCCTTTTGCATAATGAGCCTACGAGTTACTGTTGTTAGCAAGGTTAAGTATTTAAGATACGGAGCCGAAGCGAAAGCGAGTCTGAATAGGGCGTTTTAGTTAGCAGTAGTAGACGCGAAACCGGGTGATCTACCCATGGGCAGGTTGAAGCTGTGGTAACACACAGTGGAGGACCGAACGGATATACGTTGAAAAGTGTTCCGATGACCTGTGGGTAGGGGTGAAAGGCCAATCAAACCCGGAAATAGCTCGTACTCCCCGAAATGCATTTAGGTGCAGCGTTGTGTTAAAGTTTTATAGAGGTAGAGCTACTGATTGGATGCGGGGGCTTCACCGCCTACCAATTCCTGACAAACTCCGAATGCTATAAAATGTTTCACAGCAGTGAGGGCATGGGTGCTAAGGTCCATGTCCGAGAGGGAAAGAACCCAGACCATCAGCTAAGGTCCCAAAATATATACTAAGTTGAACTAACGAGGTTCGATTGCACTGACAGCTAGGATGTTGGCTTGGAAGCAGCCATTCATTTAAAGAGTGCGTAACAGCTCACTAGTCGAGCGATCGAGCATGGATAATAATCGGGCATAAGTATATTACCGAAGCTATGGATTTATAATTTATTATAACTGGTAGGGGAGCATTGTAATCTGCGTAGAAGGTGAACTGTAAGGTTTGCTGGAGTGATTACAAAAGAAAATGTAGGCATAAGTAACGATAATGCGGGCGAGAAACCCGCACACCGAAAGACTAAGGTTTCCTCAGCGATGCTAATCAGCTGAGGGTTAGTCGGGTCCTAAGGCGAATCCGAAGGGAGTAGTCGATGGATAACTGGTTAATATTCCAGTACTTCTTATAATTGCGATGGAGGGACGGAGTAATGAACTCACCGCGTACAGACGGAATTGTACGTTGAACCGTGTAGGTATAGGAGCTATAGTTAAATGCGTAGTTCTTGCTAAAGCGGGATAGTACTACAAAGCTTCGGCGGCGTAGATAGTGTGATTAAGAACTTCCAAGAAAAACTTCTAAGCTTCAGATTATAAGAACCCGTACCGTAAACCGACACAGGTAGTTGGGATGAGAATTCTAAGGTGCTCGAGTGATTCATGGCTAAGGAACTAGGCAAAATCGACCCGTAACTTCGGGAGAAGGGTCGCCCACAGTAATGTGGGCCGCAGTGAAAAGGTCCAGGCGACTGTTTATCAAAAACACAGGACTCTGCTAAATCGAAAGATGATGTATAGGGTCTGACACCTGCCCGGTGCTGGAAGGTTAAGTGGAGTTGTTAGCTTCGGCAAAGCAATGAAATGAAGCCCCAGTAAACGGCGGCCGTAACTATAACGGTCCTAAGGTAGCGAAATTCCTTGTCGGGTAAGTTCCGACCTGCACGAATGGTGCAACGATCTGGACACTGTCTCAGCCATGAGCTCGGTGAAATTGTAGTATCGGTGAAGATGCCGATTACCCGCTACGGGACGAAAAGACCCCGTGCACCTTTACTATAGCTTAGTATTGGTTTTGGATAAGTAATGTGTAGGATAGGTGGGAGACTTTGAAGCGGCGTCGCTAGGCGTTGTGGAGTCACTGTTGAAATACCACCCTTTGCTTATCTAGAGTCTAACCCAGTGATGGGGACAGTGCTTGGTGGGTAGTTTGACTGGGGTGGTCGCCTCCAAAAGAGTAACGGAGGCTTCTAAAGGTACCCTCAGCACGCTTGGTAACCGTGCGTAGAGTGCAATGGCATAAGGGTGCTTGACTGAGAGACATACAGGTCGATCAGGTTGGAAACAAGAGCATAGTGATCCGGTGGTTCCGCATGGAAGGGCCATCGCTCAAAGGATAAAAGGTACGCCGGGGATAACAGGCTGATCTCCCCCAAGAGCTCATATCGACGGGGGGTTTGGCACCTCGATGTCGGCTCGTCACATCCTGGGGCTGGAGAAGGTCCCAAGGGTTGGGCTGTTCGCCCATTAAAGTGGCACGCGAGCTGGGTTCAGAACGTCGTGAGACAGTTCGGTCTCTATCTGTAGCGGGCGTTAGAAATTTGCGTGGATCTGACACTAGTACGAGAGGACCGTGTTGGACTGACCTCTGGTGTACCAGTTGTTCCGCCAGGAGCATTGCTGGGTAGCTACGTCGGGAAGGGATAAGCGCTGAAAGCATATAAGCGCGAAACCCACCACAAGATGAGATTTCTTTAAAGGGTCGTGGGAGATTACCACGTTGATAGGCTATAGGTGTAAAGGCAGTAATGTCATAGCCAAGTAGTACTAATAACCCATAGGCTTTTATGTACACTTTTTACTTTTTTTTGATTTATAAGATATCGTTTTTTCAGTATGTCAACTCATAGGGGTAGTTCCCCAAACAACTTAAGGTGGTTATAGCGATAGGGCTCACCTCTTCCCATCCCGAACAGAGAAGTTAAGCCTATCAGCGCAGATGGTACTGCCATTACGGTGGGAGAGTATGTCGCCGCCTTTCTTTTAAAACCTTCAACACTAATGTTGAAGGTTTTTTTGTTATATATTTTCTTTATATCAATTCATAAAAAAGATATACCTTTATTGATACCTAATTTTAAAAATCAAATTATGAAAACACAAAATTTTAAAAATCATTCCAAATGGGTGTTTGGTTACCATATTGTAACTTTTTTAGCAATTGTAGTGCTTATAGTTGGCTCAATAAGAGGTTTTCTAAAATCATCTAATGATAATTTATATTCAGCTTCATTGTTAGTGTTAATTTCATTTATTTTATTGTTTATGTTTTATTTTGTGAGATCTTTTTCTTTAAAAGCTCAGGATAGAGCAATTAGAGCTGAAGAAAAATTAAGGTTTTTTATTTTAACAGGAAAACCATTGAGTACTAAGTTAACAACAAGACAAATTATTGGGCTGCGATTTGCTTCAGATGAAGAACTTCCTGCTTTAGCTAAGAGAGCCGAACAAGAAAATCTTTCAGAAAAAGAAATTAAAAAAGAAATTATAAATTGGAAAGCTGATTTATATAGAGTATAAAATTACATGGTTATAGTGCAATTTACATAGTTTTTTTGAATAGAAATTTATGTATTCTAATCCTTAATATAAAAAGAGGTCGTCTTTTTTGACAACCTCTTTTTATAAAGATATTTATATTTTTAATCTCTAAGAATACTTCTTGAAATTACTATTTTTTGAATTTCAGAAGTTCCCTCGTAAATTTGTGTAATTTTCGCATCTCGCATTAAACGTTCTACATGGTATTCTTTTACAAAACCATAGCCTCCATGAATTTGAACAGCTTCAACAGTTACTTTCATAGCAGTTTCAGCAGCATATAATTTAGCCATTGCTCCACTTAAATCGTAATTTTTATGTTGATCTTTATCCCAAGCTGCTTTTAAGCATAAAAAACGGGCGGCTTCAATTTCTGTTGCCATGTCTGCCAATTTGAAAGCGATTGCTTGATGTCTACTAATTTCTTTGCCGAAGGCTTTACGTTCTTTGGAATATTGCAAAGCTAATTCATAAGCTCCGGAGGCAATTCCTAGAGCTTGAGAAGCAATTCCAATTCTTCCACCAGCTAATGTTTTCATTGCAAATGAAAAACCAAAGCCATCTTCACCAATTCTATTTTCTTTTGGAACTTTAACATCTGTAAACATTAAAGAATGTGTGTCTGAACCACGAATACCTAATTTATTTTCTTTGTTTCCAACAACAAAACCCTCCATTCCTTTTTCTATAATAAACACATTAATTCCGTGATGTCCTTTCTCAACATGGGTTTGTGCAACTACCAGATATACACTTGCTGTACCTCCATTGGTAATCCAATTTTTTGTTCCGTTAATTAAGTAAAGGTCTCCTTTATCAATAGCTGTTGTACGTTGTGAAGTAGCGTCAGATCCTGCTTCAGGTTCACTTAAACAAAAAGCTCCAATTATTTCACCTTTTGCTAGTGGTACTAAATATTTTTGTTTTTGTTCTTCAGTGCCAAAAGTTTCAAGTCCCCAGCAAACGAGTGAATTATTTACAGACATTACAACTGAAGCAGATGCATCAATTTTAGAAATTTCTTCCATAGCTAAAACGTATGAAACAGTATCTAAACCGCTTCCTCCGTATTTAGGGTCAACCATCATCCCTAAGAATCCAAGTTCTCCCATTTTTTTGACTTGTTCGGTAGGGAATTGTTGTTTTTCGTCTCGTTCAATTACTCCTGGTAATAGTTCATTTTGTGCAAAATCGCGAGCGGCATCGCGAATCATTATGTGTTCTTCAGTTAAATTAAAATCCATAATTACTAACAGGTTTAAATAATAATTTAATTTTTTTCAAATATAAGCCTTTTATGACTTAAATTTTGCTAAATATGTAAAATCTTAAAGGTTATTGTAATTGGTTAAAATAGCCATTTTAGTTGGGGTAATGTTTGTGAAACTGTTTTAGCCTAAATTCTAAATCTTTAAACTGGGATGGTTTTGTTTGGGAAACACAAGCGCGTAAACCTTCAGTATGCTCACTTCCTGTAATAGCCAAGGAAATAGCTGAAATACCATAGTATAACAGCCTTTCTAACAATTCATCTCCATTCATGTTTTTATATGAAAATGTGAAATAAAATCCATCAGCTAGAGGTTTGTCTTCATCTTTATCATATACAATTGTAAA contains the following coding sequences:
- a CDS encoding DUF6526 family protein, coding for MKTQNFKNHSKWVFGYHIVTFLAIVVLIVGSIRGFLKSSNDNLYSASLLVLISFILLFMFYFVRSFSLKAQDRAIRAEEKLRFFILTGKPLSTKLTTRQIIGLRFASDEELPALAKRAEQENLSEKEIKKEIINWKADLYRV
- a CDS encoding acyl-CoA dehydrogenase encodes the protein MDFNLTEEHIMIRDAARDFAQNELLPGVIERDEKQQFPTEQVKKMGELGFLGMMVDPKYGGSGLDTVSYVLAMEEISKIDASASVVMSVNNSLVCWGLETFGTEEQKQKYLVPLAKGEIIGAFCLSEPEAGSDATSQRTTAIDKGDLYLINGTKNWITNGGTASVYLVVAQTHVEKGHHGINVFIIEKGMEGFVVGNKENKLGIRGSDTHSLMFTDVKVPKENRIGEDGFGFSFAMKTLAGGRIGIASQALGIASGAYELALQYSKERKAFGKEISRHQAIAFKLADMATEIEAARFLCLKAAWDKDQHKNYDLSGAMAKLYAAETAMKVTVEAVQIHGGYGFVKEYHVERLMRDAKITQIYEGTSEIQKIVISRSILRD